In Equus przewalskii isolate Varuska chromosome 6, EquPr2, whole genome shotgun sequence, one DNA window encodes the following:
- the FSHB gene encoding LOW QUALITY PROTEIN: follitropin subunit beta (The sequence of the model RefSeq protein was modified relative to this genomic sequence to represent the inferred CDS: substituted 1 base at 1 genomic stop codon) has protein sequence MKSVXVCLLSCCWKAVCCNSCELTTIPIAMEKEECSFCISVNTTWCAGHCFPQDLVYKDPARPNIQKTCTFKELVYETVKVPGCAHHADSLYTYPVATACHCGKCNSDSTDCTVRGLGPSYCSFGDMKE, from the exons ATGAAGTCAGTCTAGGTTTGCTTGCTTTCCTGTTGCTGGAAAGCAGTCTGCTGCAATAGCTGTGAGCTGACCACTATTCCCATCGCCATGGAGAAGGAGGAATGCAGCTTCTGCATAAGCGTCAACACCACCTGGTGTGCGGGCCATTGCTT TCCTCAGGACCTGGTGTACAAGGACCCAGCCCGGCCCAACATCCAGAAAACATGCACCTTCAAGGAGCTGGTGTACGAGACAGTGAAAGTGCCTGGCTGTGCTCACCACGCAGACTCCCTGTACACGTACCCGGTGGCCACTGCATGTCACTGTGGCAAATGTAACAGCGACAGCACTGACTGCACCGTGCGAGGTCTGGGGCCCAGCTACTGCTCCTTCGGTGACATGAAGGAATAA